A genomic segment from Paenibacillus sp. encodes:
- a CDS encoding NAD-dependent epimerase/dehydratase family protein has translation MNETTTGRTCLITGATGYIGSSLTRYLLDRGWNVHAIVRPTSKLDNLSSGANQVTIHVHDGTQKSMLDIMRSAKPEVVFHLASLVLANHEPDLVEPLMQSNVLFGAQLLEAMRMEGVVCIVNTATHVQHYEQHDYNPVNLYAATKQAFESILSYYTETGSVRAITLTLFETYGPNDPRRKIFTELAQAAKTGQRLQMTPGEQWLDVVHIDDVVRGYEIAAEMVVRHKTIGSKKYMLSSGKPIQLKSLIHLYIDITGKRLNVDWGAQPYRQRQVMIPWNRGEMLPGWKASVRLEDGLKSLDE, from the coding sequence GTGAACGAGACGACGACCGGCCGCACTTGTTTGATCACCGGAGCGACCGGGTATATCGGTTCTTCTTTAACCCGTTATTTGCTCGACCGCGGATGGAACGTTCATGCGATCGTACGACCGACGTCGAAGCTTGACAACCTGAGCTCCGGCGCGAATCAGGTTACGATTCACGTTCATGACGGCACGCAAAAGAGCATGCTGGACATTATGCGCAGCGCCAAGCCGGAAGTGGTGTTTCATCTGGCGTCGCTTGTCCTCGCGAACCATGAGCCGGATCTCGTAGAACCGCTCATGCAAAGCAATGTGCTGTTCGGGGCGCAGCTGCTCGAAGCGATGCGGATGGAAGGGGTCGTCTGCATCGTCAACACGGCTACTCATGTACAGCATTACGAGCAGCACGATTACAATCCCGTTAACCTGTATGCGGCAACCAAACAAGCGTTCGAATCCATTCTTTCCTATTATACGGAAACGGGATCCGTCCGTGCCATTACCCTCACCTTGTTCGAAACGTACGGGCCGAACGATCCGCGCAGGAAAATTTTTACGGAGCTCGCTCAAGCTGCAAAAACCGGTCAGAGGCTGCAAATGACGCCGGGAGAGCAATGGCTGGATGTCGTTCATATCGACGATGTCGTTCGCGGCTACGAGATCGCTGCGGAAATGGTGGTTCGACATAAAACCATCGGCTCAAAAAAGTATATGTTGAGCTCCGGCAAGCCGATCCAACTGAAAAGCCTCATTCACTTGTATATAGACATTACGGGAAAACGGTTGAATGTCGACTGGGGTGCCCAGCCGTACCGGCAGCGGCAAGTCATGATCCCTTGGAACCGCGGCGAAATGCTGCCGGGCTGGAAGGCGTCCGTCCGCCTCGAGGACGGTCTTAAGAGTTTAGACGAATAG
- the rfbF gene encoding glucose-1-phosphate cytidylyltransferase has product MKAVILAGGFGTRLSEETQHKPKPMVEIGGRPILWHIMKIYACYGITEFIICLGYKSSVIKEYFLNYHLRKADLRVDTGTGSHDILRVDAEHWKITLAETGLETMTGGRIKKIQKYVGDEPFLLTYGDGVADINLTELTRFHQSHGKIATITAVQPKGRFGALALENGGKVKAFIEKMSGDGGWVSGGFFVLQPEVFNYIEDDQTIFERTPLERLAEDGELFAYKHSGFWHPMDTVHDRTTLEQLWAAGKAPWKMWGGGS; this is encoded by the coding sequence GTGAAGGCCGTCATACTTGCGGGGGGGTTCGGTACCCGGTTGAGCGAAGAGACGCAGCACAAACCGAAGCCTATGGTCGAGATCGGGGGCCGACCCATATTGTGGCATATCATGAAAATCTATGCCTGCTACGGAATCACGGAATTCATTATTTGTTTAGGATATAAGAGTTCCGTGATCAAAGAGTATTTTTTGAACTACCATCTCCGTAAAGCAGATCTCCGCGTTGATACGGGTACGGGCAGCCATGATATTCTTCGCGTCGACGCCGAACATTGGAAAATCACTCTGGCCGAGACCGGATTGGAAACTATGACAGGCGGAAGGATCAAAAAAATCCAGAAATATGTAGGCGACGAGCCCTTCTTGCTCACGTATGGAGACGGCGTCGCGGATATTAACTTAACCGAGCTCACCAGATTTCATCAATCCCACGGAAAAATCGCTACGATCACCGCCGTCCAGCCGAAGGGCAGATTCGGAGCCTTAGCATTGGAGAACGGCGGAAAAGTCAAAGCGTTCATTGAAAAAATGAGCGGCGACGGCGGCTGGGTCAGCGGCGGTTTCTTCGTCCTCCAACCGGAGGTGTTCAACTATATCGAAGACGACCAGACCATTTTCGAACGAACGCCCCTCGAGCGGCTGGCGGAGGATGGAGAATTGTTCGCCTACAAGCATTCTGGTTTTTGGCATCCGATGGACACGGTGCATGACAGAACGACTTTGGAACAATTGTGGGCTGCAGGCAAAGCCCCTTGGAAGATGTGGGGGGGAGGTTCGTGA